The DNA window AGAAATGCTGAGAATAGTCAGCTTCTTATTATATTGATTTAAGTTGCACGGACTCTTCATTTTTGCTGTTGAATTTCCATGGACAAATTTTGGGGGGAGTGGGGGGAGGTTGAGATTTTGATTTCGGcaatatcttcaatttataaatgttttctttCTTATAGAAAAAGAGGGATAATTTCTAGAATAATTATTAGCATGTTGATTATTTGACCgttaatttatgttttataacACCCATGGAGAATGAAAGATTGAATTCTACAACATACATGATATATGTAAGTTTAAAATAGGATAACTCTCAAAATTCAgaatatctttattttataatttgaatttctcTAGCTGATCCGAGCGTCCTTGATCCGTACCcttgaatcttaaaatttagattttGCCGAATCCTTCCCTCGGATACCTACACCcaagtccgagcaacttagatGTCGATCACTAAAACAACAAGTTACTCCCAACTTTAGGTTAGGGAGAATTAGGGTGGGAGATTGTGGTGTTGCCTTGACCTTATTTCCTATTGTTTGTACTGTGCAGGATTCGGCGAAACTTAACCGGTGTAGAGAACTGTTGTCCATGCATGAGGATCTGAAAAAAGCTCGAAAGGCTTTCGAGTTCGATCAAGAGGAATTGGCACACATGAGTGAGGGCGAAGTATGAAGTAATGATGTTACTTGAGAATGCCAAATTGAGTGGGCACCATAGGACCAGTATACAATTTACCAACACAGGAGTAATTAGCTGCTTCTCCTTACTTTCCTCTAGCACAATAGATGGCTGAGTCACCTTGTAGTTGCTGCGCTTAGAGCTGTCTAGTCTTTGTTCAATTACCTATCTTCTTAAAACATACTTTCCTCTAGGTTACGAGTGCAATGTTGATAGTGTCATTGAATATTcatcaaataagaaaatgtgtcattcttttacgaattaactaaaaagaaaaatgtgtcatataaattggtaTATAGGAAGTATTACATTATGCTAGTCTCAGAAAAtgctctctctcacacacacgcCAGTTCTCAAAAGCGCTCTCTCCCACACATTATGATCTATTTACAATAGAATTAGAAAGGTGTCAGGCTCTTTGGTGTGATTCTTTCAACTTTAGCAACCCGTTGAGGAGGCCACACAACATGAGTAACCTTTCCACGAACCAAAACCAGATGGATCTGAAAAACGAAAGCCTTTTCAAGTCAATCAAATGAACttattgcaaatacactaacaTTAAAATGTCACTATACACTAAAGGGtcttcacttttatttgaatttgaaccATAAGATCTAGCTACATTACCTGAAGTTGTTCTAATGTAACCTTGTATTAACTTTACTAACTGTATGGGATTCTCTTGATATTAAATTCCTCTTCAATTAGCAGGGCAGTATCGATTAATATGTAACGTACAGGGCCAAAGGATCTCGAGTCCAAGCTCCAAGTCTGATTGTCGCCTTCAACCCAACAATGTCCTTCGGGGATCACTACTGCATCATAATGAGAGGTACTTACCATGTCACCTGGTAAGGCCGTtattctctttatatttttctctttatgaATAGTTGGAGAGCTGAAATGTATGTCTACTACAAATCAGACAATGGGTGCAAAAGATAGTTAAGGGAAAATTAGAACATATTTAAAttccaacaacaaaaaagaaaacttattaTAGACTGGCATCTGCTCCAACCCGAAAAAAAGATGAGGGTGTTTATATGAACCACATTATTGAATTTTACTGGCACAATTTATCAAAGACCACTTAGAGTTGTAGAAGATAACATCTTAAGGGCTCGTCTGGTATGAAGGATAATGTATAACTAATCCCTGGCTTAACCCATGTTTAGTTGGGATAAAAATCCGGGATAACTTTCACCAACCAAAATGTCAAACAAGGGAAGGTCATACTGATCACTGACAAATAGATTGTTTTTCAGGTCAAACAAGATGAGTTAATAGTGCTAATCAACTTGAAGTGGAGGAAGGACATTTGGATTGATATACTAAATTAACTGTTCAAATTAAGGGCCACCAAGAACATAACATTCAAAGAAGAGCAAGACCCTTAAAGTATCACAAAGTAGAGTTTCAAATGCACTTCACTCGTTCAAGAATGAAGAATATGAGTATTTCACCATAAAACATAATGAAAATAACAGAGATTTTGATCTTACTTTGGATTTTCTCTTTACAATAAGTTCTACATAAactcaatatttatatatgtacatcTTTCCATGAATAATGACTTGTTTTAATTACACACTTTATATGGATGCAAGAGCATAAACTCAATCCTAGGAGCTTTTTAGTTGTAGGTGAAGCTATTGGAAATCTATGAAAGTGACGGGAGCTATATCAGATACTCAAAAATAAGAGTAGCTACCTGAAGACAACCACATAGCTGAGGGAGAAGTTGTATTTTTTGTAGACAAAGTTTCTCCACTATAACATCACAACACCTGATTTAGAGTTTTGATGTTTGTTCGCAGCAGGAaatattaaaaacttaaaagagaggaaattaaaataagtagttatgaGTCAAGGATCTCACTGTCATCATATGGATTAAATGTGGGAGACATTGAAAATGAAATGCCACCAACAGGAACAATACTAGCATATCAATCAGAGACCGTAAGGCCTACGAGCCCAAGGGTGAAATAACTCTTAGTTAAACTCCAGACGAAGTTCACAGTTGCCATATTTGTGTCACCTAAATCATCTACAGACACTGTTCAAAACCCAAGAAgaaagttaaaaaaagaaaaagaagatcaCCAAATAATGTCTTTCTAAAGTAAATCTCTAGAGAGTAAATAGCCAAAAACATCCCTCATTTATACCTCAAACTTAAACTACATTCTTATACTACATAATGAACAAAAAACATCCCTAAACTATCATCAAAAGTTGCTACTTACATCCCTATGTTTGAATCTGTCAAAGAAACTAACGGCCTCAATACCAAAAACTGCTACATCTGTTCTTCACTTCAGCCATGGACCAATGCATGCGTTAAATTCGATGGGTCTTACAAATTATGTGTCTTGACCGACAATTTTATGATCGGCAAAAAGATGTAGAATGGATCAAATCATGTTATATAAGAGGGAATTAATCTAATAGTAATGTCATTGAAATAGATACTTTTTTGTTGTTGACAAAGAAGCTCGTAGTCACTATCTTTCAGGAGGATTTAGGTGTGTATAGGATAACTCCCGCTTCAATGGAATAGCCCGCAAACCACACTGAAGAGGTAAACTATACTAAGCAAGTCTCATATGACGAGCTCGAGCAAACATGTTGGGGACTTTGAACTTATGACCCCCATTTGGGATCATCTGTCCAACCAACTCAACCACTCTTGCAGGTATCATTGAAAAAGATataattatctcaaaatttTGATCATCGAATCACCAATCATCATCATACTTGCTTTTTGAATAACATGTACTATCAATATTCATTTTAATGCAAGCCTATAACGCTTCTAATATATGCATCCTTTGCAACACTCAAGAAAATATATGctcaataattaccaattttcTATTGATCAAGTAACAAATTGTTGTGACCGGTTGAATTTGGTGCAACACATGCACTGATCCATGGCTAAGGTGAAGAACAGACGTAGCAATTTTTGGTTGAAGCTGTTAGTTTCTAGACAGAATCTAACAAAGGGATGTAAGTTGCAATTTTTGAGGATAGTTTAGAGATGATTTTTGTTCATTAATTTATGTAGTACAAGGATGTAATTTAAGTTTGAGGTATAATTAAGGGATGTTTTTGGCCATTGTTTAGggatgatttcatgtttgtaAGGTTGGATGTTCTCTTGTCCATTGTTCCAAATTCTTAGATCCAATATGCATGTCAATCAATCACAAGCATGATTTCGAGTTTTTACCTTATCAGTAGTACTATCACCTAAGATGATTTGTTCGGAGCTTAAGTAAACATGTTTCACATACAACTAATTCATCTGAATGCTTGAATTGTTAGAGATCGATGACACTTTTCGGCTGGGGAAGGGGAAATGAGGACGAAATTATAAGGCGAGAAATTAAATCCTAACCTACAACTGAGCTAttaagatttctcatttctttgtTGTTAGATGTATTATGTATACATCACAAACATTTTTGTGCGACTTTGTTTGTGTGAGATATTTACAGGTTAGGCTTAATACATAAATACGTCTTTTGACTTGGCCTTAACTTACATTTATGTTCTTCATTTTTGAGTGTGCgtaagtagacacttaaatttgcataaagttgaacaaatgaACATACCGTCTTATGTGGCATCCTACATGGCAATTTGTATCCTACGTAATGTCCTATGTGTATTATACCACGTAGGACtcgtgtgtctacttgttcaactttatacaagttcaACTGTCTACTTGTGTACATCCAAAATTGAAGGATATACATGTGAAATAAGACCAAGTTAAaggttatatttatatattatgtcatgTTTTTAATTTGCACTAATGAATACTAATATTTTCCAGAAGCCTTCCCCTGTAATCACGAAGCTGCTACACGAAGGAATCTTGAACTATGAAGCAGATAAATGGGCTAAACATAGAAGAATCACCAACCTTGCTTTTCACCTTGACAAGTTGTAAGTATTTCTAATCTCCATATAGTTCCTTAACGTTACTAGTTAGATCAGAGATAATAGTCAAAAACACATCAGAATTATAACTTTTTTACATGAGTTTGTACACTCCAACAATTaggtattttctttttctacctTAACTATCACCATCTATGTATTGAAAAACATACCTCAATGGTCATAGTTCGGATAGGAAAAGGGAACAACTTATAATTGGCTTAATCAGTTTGGAAGTGTGTTCTTATACATAACTGGTGATATTTCATGTAGAAAAAGGGTACAACTAATAGTCGGGGTAGATACGAGACTTGCAAAAAAAAGATagtttaagtttgttttttaacattattatttaacttttgGATAAGGCACTGGCACAAGTActccctagactatgaccgaaatctcagagataccttaactaaactaaggtcccaTTACCtccaaactcatttttttttctataattttgTACATCTTTTAGCTTACGtgataatattaaattatttgatagtatatatatatattttttttttattttatttttaaatttagtcTTGAGTGTTTTTCTAAGAATATCatatatttgatataaatattcgCAGGGCGGGTAAGTATTTTCTTGGAAGCAACTCCAATATTTTCTGTGAAACTTCCTTCCCTTAAAGTAAGAACGAAGCCTTCTTCACAATGTTGGTTTCCCTCAAAATTCCTTTTTTCCACTTAAATTCGTTAATTTCTCCGTGTAATATTCAATTTCCCCCCCTCAAATTTATACTACTAGACAAAGTGTTTAAcgttattattaataataaattaaaaacctCAATACGAATAAGTACATGCAAGGAATGTTAGGTTTCATCTAGGCAGAGTAAACACGTTTTGCTCTTTTTTCCTTGTACGTTTAGTCTGTGCCCTATTTAGGCGTAGTACTATTGATGTAAATTATGAGGAAGAAAATATGCCAACTGATGGTACATCTCCCACAAACAACAATAATGTAAACAAGAAAACTTATCAATTTGTTTTGGCATGATACATAAATGTATCATTTAGTTTGGCTTTATATTACATGTAAGACGCCATGTAGGATGTGAATTGCCACATAGGACGCTATGTAAGACACATGTATCTACTTGCTCAATCTTATACAAATTTAAGGGACTATATATGCACATCCATATTGGAGGACATGAATGAGAGTTGAAACCAAGTTAAAGggtaaatttatgtattatgccatttGTTTTCTATGTAGGAAACTTATTAACATTTTCAACATTCTTTTCCCATAGTTTCCACCAAGATTGAACTCATTTGTAATGTCTCTTTATATAGAACTGAAATTTCTACATTCATCTCATGACTTGATATTACTCAAAACTTGTTAATCTAATAACTCTTAcggtaaaaaaaattctaatactAGTCCATGGAGaagattttttcattttcaactcaGGCCAACAAGATAGGCGATGCACTCAATCATTTTAATTCAACCATATTAAGTTATGTGATTTTTTGCCTAGTAATCACATCTCAGGAATTTTCTTCGTTATTTCGAGCCATTCTTTTCGTTTTTAATACTCCATTTAATAAGCCTGATAATGCTGAAACTTCATCAAAGGCAAATGTCAATACTGAAGGGCTATTAGAGGAGGATGTTGAGTTAGTATTGGACACACTAATGAATTTTTGCAACCAAAATGGGGATAAAAATATTGATGAGGTAGAATTGGTTGTTTTCGATTCGTTTTATGAAACAGAACCTAGTTTGGAGGAAGTTAAAGAAGCATTTGACGTGTTTGATGAAAATGGAGATGGATACATTGATGCAAATGAATTAGAGAAAGTCATTTCGAAGATGGGATTCTTGGAATTATCGGTGTTGGATTGCCAGAGGATGATTGCGCCCTTTGATGAAAACAGAGATGGAAGAATTGAATTTGGTGAATTTGTGATGCTCATGGAGCTTATCTTTCAATAACTCTGCATTATCCATTTTCATGTTTAATTTTGTGTTACACTTTTCAATGCTAATTAATAAAACCACAAACCaaattttatgatatatgataGTAGTAGTAAGTACTATAAATGAATGAGAAGCCTCTTTGCTCAAAACTAGTCCATCATGAGTTAAGTGACCAGGTCTCTTGACAAAACTAGTAATAGAAGTATTTAAGTAAATGATTAGAGTAATCTTTACGTGGAAATCTCTTtactcaaaagaaagaaaaaaccaCGACATGTCacacaaaatttctcaaaactCCATTAACTTCAAACAATACGTCGATATAGACTCAAGTACGTACGGCGGATTAAACTCTTAATCCTACACACCTCATAACTCCTCTATTACAAGACACAAAACAATAACTCTATTGTCCAGTATATCAACTACCTCTAGATAGTAGAGACTTCACTACAAATACCACTTGATCACTAACTTTAACCACAAACTCAACTCACAATCACAAAAGATGAAATGATCTACACTCATTTATATTATAGGAGTAGATCAACAAATATGAAAGCACAAGACACTAAACTCAAACAACAACGGAAGACGATGCAATACTCAATCAGGTCCTTCGTTGTACGTGTGAGAAGACTTTCTACTTGAGAATGGCTTTtgctttttgtattttcttgattGCAAAAACTAGGTTTAATCTTGTCAACATGTTCATTTAATAAGAGAGACAAAAAACCTAGTTAATACGCCATTGGTCGATGACTGGTGTCCTCCGCACATCTGTTGCAGTGCCCACCAACCACTGTAGTTTCTGCATCTTTACAACTGCACACAATTGACCTGACCTTTAACATGAGAGTTCTGAGGACCATGCCCTTTGCACCTTAGTTTGCTGATTCATCAAaacctagaatataacattaTCATTTAAAGATATAATGTTCATGTTTGAGAGGAactttgagttttgagttgacaAACTCGGTATAAATTGAGTGTTTCGctaaataaagataatatagtATTAAAATGAGATAAGGCATAAGTATTCTTTAGACTATAATCGAAATTTCAGAGATCCGTCAAACTTAACTAGGGTCCtattaacccctaaactattttaaaatggaataaatacaccACAAACACTGACATGGCatagagagtgtgcacactctcttgaAGGCAAGTGTTGAGTGCACAAATTGGACACGTGTCATTTTTTGATTAGTAACTTTACaattagttagtacacatacttattgatattaaaaattatatatatttaattatttttatttctttgtaaaatatttattttaatttctttttcacttcaaaactttttttaatttattatcttttcacttttaattattttaaaaaaattatgtgtatttttaaaaaattatagttttaaagtgttctttaattatgttttatttgattttcttcacttattaTGATATTCGTTCAAAATTAACTTGTTTTAAATACAAgacatttggaattaaatttgaaatcaaatcaaaatgaaagacagagaaaataaaatcaatagaaaaataaaagagtaaaaacaatgaatgaaggtaaaaaaaatgtgtattaacttaatttaaatacaagataaagaaaataagatttttttaaaaaaaaatatttgcacaCATGCAGACGAGTGTGTACAAACACAATCAACTTGAATGGTTGAAGGTGGCACGTCAACacaaaaatacgaaaaaaatgaatttagcGATAATATGACCCTCATTAAATTTTAGTGTATCTaaaatttcaattatagcctAGGAAATACTTGTGTCTTATTCTTAGAAAAAAGTGGTTCATAAGTTGCCTAAAGTTAAAACTATGTATTAggagaaaaagaggaaaaaatttaGAAGTAACGCGGTCGGCGCAATCTTGGTAGGATTAGGAATCACGCCGTCCCTATTATAAAGGTATATAAAAACCCCAATTACCTAACAAAAAACATACATAGATTCAATGGCTTCCATTAGATGGAGCAGAGGAAGAACTATAGGAAAAGGCGCTGAAGGTATTGTCACTTTAGCAACTACACACAACAATTTCTCCATCGCTGTCAAATCTTCTCTGTTTTCCTGTTCCAAATCGTTACAGAGGGAGAGAGAATTTCTCAACGAATTTCAAGATTGTTCCCAAATTATTCGCTGTTTTGGAGCGGATGTCACTGAAGAAGATGGCGATATTCTCTATAATATATTACTGGAATATGCTATTGGTGGAAGTTTAGCTCATCGAATTGGTAAAAAATCAGGATTGCCGGATTTTGAGGTAAAAAAGTACTCAAAATCAATTCTATTGGGGCTTAGGGTTGTTCATGGAAGGGGTTTTGTTCATGGTGATATCAAACCGCACAATATTCTACTCGTGGGTACTGAAAAAAGGGCCAAAATTGCGGATTTTGGATTCGCAAGCAAGGTAGGTAATGAGGATAAGAAAAGAAAGCTTAGGGGAACGCCAATGTATATGGCACCAGAATCAGTGCTTGATGATGAATATGGAACTCCGGCTGATATTTGGGCTTTCGGATGCACTGTTTTTGAGATGATTACTGGGAAGAAAGTGTGGGATTGCACTGATCCTCTTCATCTTTTGTGCAAAATTGGAATGCAATCACCGGAGTTGCACGACGACAAGATGTCCAAACAGGCAGAAGATTTTCTGAATAAGTGCGTTGATAGGGATCCGCATTCTCGATGGACAGCTGATCTGTTGTTGAATCATCCTTTCCTTTCATCTGATAATAATAATGTTCATCAGAGGAAGAGGAAGGAACTCAACCTTGTTGATCTATGCAATAGTACAGAGCTGAAACCAATGAAACTGTTGAACAACAAGAGGAGAAGAAAGCTAGTGGAAAGATGTTGATTATTATTCATCTTTTGATTAGAATTATATTACTCCGTATAAAGTAACACATTGGCAACCTTCTGATCCTGCCCCTTGTATTAGAACAAAACAATTTTGTGTATAACTTCTCTTTATTATTGAACAATCTGTACAAAAGAGGCTTTTTTTAAGGTAAATTTTGGCTAACAGCAAATGCATTCTCTTTCCCGTACGTGTCTTGCAGAGTCATGTTCTGTTCGAGCATCTTGATTATATGCCTTAGATATCTTTCAGATCACTTTAGTTTTTCTCAGTATATTTGTTTATATCAAAGCCTGATGGAAGTGGACGCCCGACTATAGTATAACATGCTAACATAAGTTTTTGATGCATATAGCTTAAACTGTTAACTTATGATGAGATTGCTCCTATGTCGTTATTTCTCTGATATTAATCAAATGTGCTCATAGGATGGTGAATTCCACCACAATGGCTGACATTCACACTAGCTCCCGTTGATGTTTCTTTCTTTGAAAGCTAGTGAAACTTGAATCGTGATGTTGTTTCAGGACACTTGAATGCTCATGAATATTCTTGAAATTAGAAGTGTACGAAATGCTAAAGAGTTATACATATACGAATCGTCTCTCTTAGTAGCGGCTTgaaggaataaattttattttaggaCACTCCAtcgaatttttttgttttatacatatataaattatttgtaAAGTTgtgtttataaataaaatgaagcCACTTTTCACCCAATGAATGACGTGGATCAGTGGTGAATGGGTTCAATTTCACCCTTCGAATCCAACATGTTCGATCCCCAGTCAAAGCATAATTTTTTGCGtttttttgttctcttttgtattttccaaatactttttctttttaaaattaactaataaatgtAGACAATTGTTTTGTAGTCCTAGACTTCTAGTTCATGTGAAATAACAATAGTATTATTCTAAATTTATTAGTTAAGTTTTCTTTTT is part of the Solanum stenotomum isolate F172 chromosome 8, ASM1918654v1, whole genome shotgun sequence genome and encodes:
- the LOC125874628 gene encoding probable calcium-binding protein CML45; translation: MEKIFSFSTQANKIGDALNHFNSTILSYVIFCLVITSQEFSSLFRAILFVFNTPFNKPDNAETSSKANVNTEGLLEEDVELVLDTLMNFCNQNGDKNIDEVELVVFDSFYETEPSLEEVKEAFDVFDENGDGYIDANELEKVISKMGFLELSVLDCQRMIAPFDENRDGRIEFGEFVMLMELIFQ
- the LOC125873252 gene encoding mitogen-activated protein kinase kinase kinase 20-like, which produces MASIRWSRGRTIGKGAEGIVTLATTHNNFSIAVKSSLFSCSKSLQREREFLNEFQDCSQIIRCFGADVTEEDGDILYNILLEYAIGGSLAHRIGKKSGLPDFEVKKYSKSILLGLRVVHGRGFVHGDIKPHNILLVGTEKRAKIADFGFASKVGNEDKKRKLRGTPMYMAPESVLDDEYGTPADIWAFGCTVFEMITGKKVWDCTDPLHLLCKIGMQSPELHDDKMSKQAEDFLNKCVDRDPHSRWTADLLLNHPFLSSDNNNVHQRKRKELNLVDLCNSTELKPMKLLNNKRRRKLVERC